The following are from one region of the Magallana gigas chromosome 6, xbMagGiga1.1, whole genome shotgun sequence genome:
- the LOC105318192 gene encoding mirror-image polydactyly gene 1 protein isoform X3 codes for MEKTQDTPKQSSAAAVVNGVDLSDIENQIIADKENQSDKKKEETPSAAAASETSPSTSYRRPLPSSFANSPTQSFSQIGSYAPSFIAPPMYLNQPYPAGYLNPSLFSYNMGSPRGQPIRPTFTSSLQQNTSVPVVEDNFAPQNSATASSEQADTPLEVTDLSSSPQKDAKPCDQQPSTGVGFQTGYSPFAASALRSSSFLPPHSSNVQSSMTGYFPSFSHGYGLTASSNPADQSKQIALLLSELDAAKAQNKKLAEKLAQVEHDLESSRLRLKTKEVNVKGSTEASAAAGMVQEIHSAQRKREESMMGRMKLNSQEKEEALRRLRELERRLDEGYSDNTDLSDFDDHDEDEVTEGIDNLLSQIDSNYGTDKKYNNFLRRLEMLKQRQREITEEEMHTLLEERDIAMARSRKLEEELLKYQKENTPSNNEEHLKAQIAILQQERNLAFAQNRQLADEIQTIRIYYSLHKSLSTESQSSDEVNSLHPFKSSLSNNAEKEKRHLLEQLAEERREKHELQTELEKMESRVDESSREHERLNNLVAALRRKLKTELAKAEAAVLQERS; via the exons CTCTGCTGCAGCTGTTGTCAATGGGGTGGACCTTTCAGATATTGAGAACCAGATTATTGCTGATAAGGAGAACCAGTCTGATAAGAAGAAGGAAGAGACACCCTCAG CTGCAGCAGCTTCAGAAACATCTCCATCAACCTCTTACAGGAGACCTCTGCCTTCCTCCTTTGCCAACTCTCCCACACAATCCTTCAGTCAAATTGGAAGCTATGCCCCCTCCTTCATTGCCCCACCCATGTACCTCAACCAGCCCTACCCTGCTGGCTATCTCAACCCCTCCTTGTTCTCCTACAACATGGGGTCCCCCAGAGGGCAGCCAATTAGGCCAACCTTTACCTCCAGTCTTCAACAGAACACCAGTGTACCAGTTGTAGAGGACAACTTTGCTCCTCAGAATTCAGCCACTGCCTCCAGTGAACAGGCGGACACTCCTTTAGAGGTGACAGATCTCAGCTCTAGTCCTCAGAAAGACGCCAAGCCATGTGATCAGCAGCCGTCCACTGGTGTGGGGTTCCAGACAGGGTACAGTCCTTTTGCTGCCTCTGCTTTAAGAAGTTCCTCATTCCTACCTCCTCACTCCTCCAATGTGCAATCCTCAATGACTGGCTATTTCCCTTCATTCTCACATGGCTATGGTCTCACTGCATCCAGTAATCCAGCTGACCAATCAAAACAGATAGCACTCCTCCTCTCAGAACTTGATGCTGCAAAGGCACAAAACAAAAAG ttaGCAGAGAAGCTAGCCCAAGTGGAACATGACTTGGAGTCATCCAGACTGAGGCTGAAGACCAAAGAGGTCAATGTCAAGGGCAGCACTGAAGCATCGGCTGCAGCAG GAATGGTCCAAGAGATCCACTCAGCTCAAAGGAAGAGGGAAGAGAGCATGATGGGAAGAATGAAACTGAACTCGCAGGAGAAAGAGGAAGCCCTGCGGAGATTGAGGGAACTAGAGAGAAGATTGGATGA GGGTTATTCTGACAACACTGACCTGTCCGATTTTGATGACCATGATGAGGACGAGGTCACAGAG GGTATTGATAACTTGTTGTCTCAGATTGACTCCAACTATGGAACagacaaaaaatataacaactTCTTACGACGTCTTGAGATGCTGAAACAACgacaaagggagataactgaGGAAGAAATGCATACTTTGTTGGAGGAAAGAGACATCGCTATGGCCAGG TCAAGAAAACTAGAGGAAGAATTGTTGAAATATCAAAAAGAAAACACACCATCAAACAACGAAGAACATCTGAAG gCACAGATTGCAATTCTCCAACAAGAGCGCAACTTGGCATTTGCGCAAAATCGACAACTCGCGGATGAAATTCAGACGATACGCATCTACTACAG CCTCCATAAATCCCTCAGCACGGAGTCCCAGTCCTCGGACGAGGTCAACTCACTTCATCCCTTCAAGTCCTCGCTAAGCAACAACGCCGAGAAAGAGAAGCGCCACCTGCTGGAGCAGCTAGCGGAGGAACGCCGGGAAAAGCACGAGCTGCAGACGGAGCTGGAGAAAATGGAGTCTCGAGTGGACGAGAGTTCACGAGAACATGAAAG attgaaCAACTTGGTGGCAGCTTTACGACGAAAATTAAAAACTGAGTTGGCAAAAGCAGAAGCTGCTGTTTTGCAAGAAAGGTCATAA